The Tenebrio molitor chromosome 7, icTenMoli1.1, whole genome shotgun sequence region GTGTTCCAAAAACTCCACATACTGTCAGAAATAAAGTGAAAAAAGGTAGATTATTTTGGGGGAGCTTAGGTGTTTGTCttgattgatttattttagatATTGTGGCGCAAATTTTGGAAGAGAATGAATCAAGTGAAGCAGATTTTTCTGATAGTGGCAGCGAGTATGTTAACTCAGATGAGGAATCTGAAACAGAAGTTACATCTGAGAGTAGTGAAAGCAGTGAAAATGAAACAGAACAATCAAAAAATACGCGCAAAGTTGTTAGTAAACAAAGTTTCCAGTCAAAAAAAGTTAACAATAAGAGCTATACCATAAAGACTgatgattatttttcaaatcatacaacaaaaaaaattctcacATCAAATCACACTTTAGATAAACTAGAAACTCCGAGATTGCCTCAGGATCAGTTGCAAAAACTCTTATCTAAGATGAAACTTGGTAGTGAACATGAAACTGCCATTAATAAATTAGTTTCTTCAAACTATTCATATTTTGATAAGTGGATGTACTTAATGCATGAAaacatcaatattttattgtatggTTTAGgttcaaaaaaagaaatacttGACACGTTTCATGAAAAATATCTAAAGAAATTGCCAACAATTGTAGTGAATGGATTTTTTCCGTCATTATCTATTAAAGACGTCCTTGATGGCatcataataaatttattagaaCTGAAAGAAAATCCCGCCAATGTATATGAAGCGTGCGATCTTATTGAACGTGAATTTAACTACATTTTAGACACGCATTTGTACTTGATTATTCATAACATCGATATGATGAGGAGTGGTAAAGCTCAAAGTGTTTTTGCAAGACTTGCTGCTGTTAGTAACATCCATCTGATAGCCTCAATAGACCACATAAATGCACCATTaagtaatatttaatttattcctaGGAATAAGATAGTAAGAATGTATATTTTAGTTTGGGATCATTCAAAGCTCAGCAAGTTCAATTTTACTTGGTGGGACGTTACAACATTTCATCCTTACATTGATGAGACTTCTTTTGAAAGTTCTATGATGGTACAAAGAACTGGTACCTTGGCCTTGTCATCGCTTAGAAACGTTTTCTTATCTTTGACAAGTAATTCAAAAGGGATTTACCTTATTCTAGTTAAGTATCAAATCGAAAACGGCAAAAAGCAGTATTATCAGggtaattacaataaaatttaagacaAGATTATTGCCATTGACATTATCTTTGTAGGTTTAGCTTTCAAAGATTTATATTCCTTGTGCCGGGAGGCATTTTTGGTAAGTTCGGATCTCGCTTTGAGGGCTCAGCTGACAGAATTCGTGGATCATAAAatggtgaaatttaaaagatCACCTGATGGAACAGAATATTTAATCATTCCAATTCCCAATACCGTTCTCCAGCAGTTCTTAACTGAACAGTCAAACTCCTAGAGTATTGTGCATCGAGAGGAGGCCTTACtgttttgaacaaatttgttttacaataaaaatatatttttcccaAGCttgatttgttaatttgcaCGTTGACAGCTCCTGtcgtttttaaattcgaatCACTCGACGCCATCTGTTAAAGACAGTTGCAACCATACGACAAGATGGTTCCGCAGtcctaaattttatttctgagGAAAAAAACGATTTTGAATCGAATTCAGTGgtattaatgtaaaaattgcaagcgAAAATGTTATTTGGTGTTAACTTAAAATGTTGCCGGTGCAAAAGTAGATGAAGAAGTCGTGAAATATCGGGTATGTATcatatgtttatttttgaaggTTATCTTTTGTAGTACTGACTATTGGTACTTCCACATTTTTGCTCAAAGTCACACCGTTTTAAATTCTTTCAGCCGAAAAACACTTTTGAAGGTGGTTCGCGTGTCCACAAAAAATCgtgcattaaaaatagaacgtCGAATGCGTTTGTTGTGAGACTGGCAAATAAttccaaataaaaacaaacactgTATCC contains the following coding sequences:
- the Orc2 gene encoding origin recognition complex subunit 2 is translated as MEGDFKKQDIFSPRRSTRPRKQSLRAQEYASASGRRQGNKLILSFTASESESDECEPSEKPSVLHDNDHVSGDKLFTFQTRKKCEAVIPQCVPKTPHTVRNKVKKDIVAQILEENESSEADFSDSGSEYVNSDEESETEVTSESSESSENETEQSKNTRKVVSKQSFQSKKVNNKSYTIKTDDYFSNHTTKKILTSNHTLDKLETPRLPQDQLQKLLSKMKLGSEHETAINKLVSSNYSYFDKWMYLMHENINILLYGLGSKKEILDTFHEKYLKKLPTIVVNGFFPSLSIKDVLDGIIINLLELKENPANVYEACDLIEREFNYILDTHLYLIIHNIDMMRSGKAQSVFARLAAVSNIHLIASIDHINAPLIWDHSKLSKFNFTWWDVTTFHPYIDETSFESSMMVQRTGTLALSSLRNVFLSLTSNSKGIYLILVKYQIENGKKQYYQGLAFKDLYSLCREAFLVSSDLALRAQLTEFVDHKMVKFKRSPDGTEYLIIPIPNTVLQQFLTEQSNS